AATGTCTCTTGGAAGGTCTACCACTTTCCCTCTGAAGTTCTCCTTATCTAATTCAAGCCAAGGTGGTATGCTTCTTGGGTCCACGTTTTGTAGGTTTTCCAAAAGCTGTGGTATATCCCTTGAGGAGGGCTTTACCTCTATTACGTCTCCCACCTCAACCCTGTAGGAGGGTATGTCCACCTTCTTACCATTTACTAAAAAGTGCCCATGCACTATCCATTGTCTTGCCTGCCTTCTGGTGCAGGCAAAACCTAACCTATAGACTACATTATCAAGTCTTCTTTCCAAGAGTTGGAGAAGAACCTGTCCTGTGTTCCCTTTGGAGCGGGATGCCTCGTCAAAATATCTTTTGAACTGCTTCTCTCTTAGACCTCCATAAAGAAACTTGAGCTTTTGTTTTTCCATAAGTCTTATGCCGTATTCGGTAAGCTTTCTTCTTCTACCCTTTATCCTTCCGTGCTGACCGGGTGGAAAGTTTCTTCTGGCTAAGATTTTTGGTGCACTCTTTTTACCCGATACAACCACCCCAAATCTTCTATCTATCCTTACCAGAGGTCCTATATACCTACCCATGCCTTAAACCCTCCTCTTGGCTGGTGGTCTGCATCCATTATGAGGTATGGGCGTCACATCCCTTATTGCTTTTATCTTTATACCAGCGGCGTATATGGCTCTGAGAGCGGACTCTCTTCCTGCACCTGCTCCTTTTATCCTAACTTCCGCTTCTTGAAGTCCATACTCTTGCATAGCCCTCTTTGCCGCCTTTTGTGCTGCAAGCTGTGCTGCATAGGGCGTGCTCTTCCTCGTTCCCTTAAAACCTACAGTGCCACCGCTTTCCCAAACAAGGACGTTGCCCTGCTTATCGGTTATGGTTACTATGGTGTTGTTAAAAGTGCTAAGTATGTGAACTATACCTTCTGTTACGGTTCTTTTTTGTTTTTTAGGTTGTTGCCTTCTCGCCATCAATTACCTCCTTACTTTACTATCTTTTTCTTAGTTCCACCAACGGTTTTTCTTTTACCCTTTCTGGTTCTTGCATTGGTCCTTGTTTGCTGACCTCTTACTGGCAAACCCTTTGCATGCCTTATACCTCTATAACATCCCATGTCTATGAGCTTTTTAATGTTCATTTGAACTTCCCTTCTGAGGTCACCTTCCACGGTGTAGTTTTGCTCTATAAACTTCCTTATGGTATTTAACTCTTCTGGTGTTAACTCTCCAAGCCTTTTGGTGCAGGGTATACCGGTTTTCTCACATATCTCCCTTGCCCTTGACCATCCTATGCCATAAAGGTATGTAAGGGCAACCTCTAACTTTTTTCCATCAGGAAGGTCAACACCCGCTATCCTTGCCATCTTCTACCTCCTCAATTACCCTGTCTTTGTTTGTGCTTTGGGTTTTCGCATATTACCATAACTCTTCCCTTTCTCCTTATCACCTTACACTTGTCGCATATGGGTTTAACAGAGGGCTTTACCTTCATGCTTACCTCCTTGTAAGCTAAAAATTATAGCACAAAATCATCCTCTGTATATTATTCTTCCTCTTGTGAGGTCATAGGGGGATAGCTCCACCTTAACCTTGTCGCCGGGTAGTATCCTGATAAAGTGTATCCTCATTTTACCAGACACATGGGCAAGCACTTCATGTCCCGTTTCCAACCTTACTTTAAACATGGCATTAGGCAGAGCCTCTATGACCTCACCCTCAAGCACTATACCCTTTTCCTTTTGTTTTTCTTCTCCCTTCTTCTTAGCCATCTTTAAACTCCGTCAATATTATAGGTCCTTGTTTTGTTACCGCAACCACATATTCATAGTGTGCTGCGGGGCTTCTGTCTGCGGTTATAACAGTCCAACGGTCGCCATCATGAGATATCTCCTCTGTTCCGAGAGAAAACATGGGCTCAATAGCCAATACCATACCCTGTCTTAGCTTGTAGTCCTTTTTTTCCCTTTTTAGAGTTTCAGGATGGTTTGGTATGAAGGGGTCTTCGTGCACCTTTCTACCTATGCCATGACCTCCGAGGTTCTTAAGCGGATATACACCATACTTTCTTGCTACCTTGTAGATAGTTTCCACTATATCTGAGACCCAATTGCCAGGCACGCATACCTTGACCGCCTCTTCAAGGGCTTCCTTCGTTGCCTTCATAAGCAATGCCTTTTCCTTGCTTATTTCTCCTACCGCTACGGTGATGGCTGAATCACCTGCATAGCCTTCCACATAAGCTCCAAAGTCCAGGCTCACGATATCACCGTCTCTTATTATTTGCTCCTTCTTTGGTAAGCCATGAACCACCGCCTCGTTTACAGAAACGCACAGGCAGGCTGGAAACCTTTCGTCGCTAAAGGGTGGCTTGTAGTTGAGAAAGGCAGGCTTTGCACCCCTCTTCTTTACTTCCTCTCTCGCTATCAACTCCAACTCATAGGTAGATATGCCCGGTCTTACCGCTTTTACAACTTCCTGCAGGACCTCAACTACTACAGCGCACGCCTTCTTTATCCTTTCAATCTCCTTAAAGGAATATAGCTCAACCGCCATTCTTTAATACCTCTAAAAGCCTTCTGTTTACTTCCTGTATATCCTGCTCTGCGTCCAATCTTGTTAATTTATTCCTTTCTTGGTAAAATTCAACAAGAGGTTTTGTCTGTTCCACGTATACCCTATATCTTTTCCTTATGACTTCTTCCTTGTCATCCTCTCTCTGGATAAGCTTTCCACCACACAGGTCGCATATACCTTCTTGCTTTGGTGGATTGTATTTCTTGTGGTATACCGCGCCACATTGAGAGCAGGTAAGCCTTCCAGAGAGTCTCTCCACTACCACCTCTTCAGAAATGTCAAAAAGGAAGACCCTATCCACCTGTTTGTTGTAAGCTTTTAGCATTTCCTCAAGAGCGAGAGCTTGTGGCACAGTTCTTGGAAAGCCGTCAAGTATAAAACCACCCTCCTTAGGCATAACCTCTTCTATTAAGGATATCATAATACTATCTGGGACAAGCTCTCCCCTTTCCATGTATTCCCTTGCCTTCAAGCCCAAAGGAGTTTGGTTTTTCACCGCTTCCCTTAGTAGGTCTCCTGTGGATATGTGCAAAAGACCAAGCTCCTGAGAGAGCTTTTTTGCCTGCGTCCCCTTACCAGACCCAGGAGGTCCTAAAAAGACCACTATCACCTTACCTTCCTCCTGTATTTGGTATATTTCTGTTGAAGGAGCTGTGCTTCAAGTTTATTTATGGTATCAAGGGCAACACCTACCACTATAAGTGCTGTTGTTCCTCCAAAATAGAAGGGCACATTAAGCCAAAGACTTACAAAGATGGGCACAACCGCCACCACACTGAGGAAAAGGGCACCTACAAAGACGAGCCTGTTTATTATGTATTCAAGGTATCTCTGTGTATCTTGACCAGGTCTCACCCCTGGGATAAAGGCACCTGCCTTTCTTAGATTATCCGCCACATCCACAGGGTTTATAAGCACTGCAGTGTAGAAATAGGTGAAAAAGATTATGAAGGCTACGTATAGTATGTTGTAAGGCAGTGTGGTTGGATTAAAGGCGTCGTGTAGAGCTTTCGCAATAGGGTGCTGTATGAAGCCTAAAATAGTTGAAGGTATTATAAGAAGAGACTGGGCAAAGATGATTGGTATAACACCTGCAGGGTTTATCTTTATAGGGAGATAGCTGGAAGTGCCAACAATTTCCTGCCTACCTACCTGCCTTCTTGGATACTGGATTGGCACCCTTCTTTCTGCCTCTTGTATGAATACGATAGCAACAACCACAGCCAAGATAAAAAGTATAGCACCCACAAAGGCAAAGGGTGAGATATCTCCGTTCCTTAGCATATCCCACAGTCTTATGCCTGCACTGGGAAAGCCTGCCACTATACCCGCAAAGATAAGCAAGGACATGCCGTTGCCAATACCCTTTTCAGTTATCCTATCACCCACCCATACAAGAAACATGGTGGAAGAAACAAGGGCTATTACTGTGGTTATGGAAAAGAGGAAACCCGCATCTAATACTATAGGTGTTCCTCTTGGTGAAACTTGACCTTGAAGCCATATTGCAATACCTATGGATTGAACAAAAGCAACAAAAAGAGTCAGATACCTTGTATATTGGTTTATCTTATACCTTCCGTAATCTCCCTCCTCCTTTGCGAGCCTTTGGAGTTCTGGCACAGCCACAGTAAGAAGTTGCATCATTATGGAGGCAGATATGTAAGGCATAACTCCAAGGGCAAAGAGGGTCATCCTACTTAGATTTCCACCCGAAAATATGTCATAGAGGTAGAAAAGTGTTCCCTCAAAGCTCTTGAAAAACTCCTGAAGAGCGTCGGTGTCTATGCCAGGTAAGGGTATATGACTACCAAACCTGTATATGGCTAACATAAACAAGGTGTATAGAAACTTCTTCCTAAAATCCTCAATGGAAAGAAGCTGTTTTATATACTCTACCACTTTATCTCCTCACAGCTTCCACCAACTGCTTCTATCTTCTGCCTTGCGGACTGAGAGAAGGCGTGAGCTTTTACTTTGAGTGGCTTGGTGAGTTCTCCGTCTCCGAGCACTTTTACTGGCATACCCTTCTTCACAAGCCCCTTTTGAAGGAGAAGCTCTGGAGTTATCTCTTGACCTGCATCAAAGTATTTCTCTAAGGTCTTGAGGTTTACTACCGTATACTCCACCCTGTTTACAGGTTTGAAACCTCTTTTTGGCACCCTTTTGTGAAGCGGTGTTTGTCCACCTTCAAACCATGAAGGGAGCTTTCTGTCTCCAGACCTTGACTTCTGACCCTTATGACCCCTTCCACAGGTTTTACCACGTCCAGAGCCTATACCCCTTCCTACCCTTTTTCTTTCCCTTACCGCTCCTTCGTTGGGTGCAAGCTCGTGCAGTTTCATTCCTCTACCTCCTCTACCTGAAGAAGATGAATTGCTTTACGTATATTGCCTCTTACCATAGGATTGTCCTCAAGCAAAACCACTTGACCCACCTTCCTTAGCCCAAGGCTTTTTACCGCCTTTATTTGAGCTTCTGACTTTCCCGCAAGACCTCTAACAAGCTTTACTCTGAGCTTTGCCATGGTTTGCCTCCTTATGGGATACGCAGGTCTCTTGCGTAGATGTTATATCGCTTTCTTAGCACTTCTATATCTATGCCCCTTGCTTTTGCCACTTCTTCTATGGACCTTAGCTTGAGAAGTGCGTCAAAGACTGCCCTTACCACATTGTTGGGGTTTGTGCTTCCTTGGAGCTTGGTAAGCACGTCTGTGTAGCCTGCTAATTCAAAGATGGGTTTTGCAGCACCACCAGCCACTATACCCGTTCCACGCCTTGCAGGCATAACCTTTATCATAGTAGGACCATAATGTCCTATCACGTCGTGTGGGACAGTGCCGTTTTCTATTGGCACTCTTATTATGTGCTTTTTCCCATCCTCTATAGCTTTGGCTATTGCTATTGGCACTTCCCTTGCCTTTCCGAGCCCAAAGCCTACAAAACCTCTCCTGTCTCCTACTATCACCAGGGCACTAAAGGAGAACCTCTTTCCACCCTTTGTAACCCTCGTGGTCCTCCTTGCATAAATGAGTCTCTCTTCTATTTGGAGCTGGTCTTCAAGCTCCGCTATACCCTGCTCTTTTCTTTTCTTGTCAATTAAACTTTCAATAGATACGCCACCCATCTTTGCCTCCTTTAGAATTCAAGACCAAGTTCTCTGCATTTATCTGCAAAAGCCTTTATCTTTCCGTGGTAAAGGAAACCACCTCTATCAAAAACCACCTTTTTTATACCCTTCTCCATAGCCCTTTTGACAAGGAGCTCCGCAACCTTTTGCACGTCCTGTATAGACTTTCCACCCCTTTTGCCTGTTAGTTGAACATACTCACGGTCTATAGAGGAAGCGGAGACTAAAGTCCTTGATTGTCCTCCAGAATCATCAATAATCTGTGCGTAGAAGGCATTAAGACTTCTGTAGACACACAACCTTGGTCTTTCAGGAGTTCCAGATATCTTCTTCCTTATTCTTTTGTGTCTCCTTTCCCTTTTCTCATGTCTATTTAGCTTTGCCATATTTCACCTCCTTACTTTTTACCACCCTTACCCTTTCCAGCAGCCTTTCCTGCCTTTAGTCTGAGAACTTCACCTTCGTACCTTATACCTTTACCCTTATATGCATCGGGTTTTTTGAAGGCTCTTATTTGAGCACACACCTGACCTACCCTGGCTTTGTCTATACCACTTACATATATTTTGTTTTCCTTGACCTCTATCTTCACGTCTGGGGGAATAGGGTAAATCACAGGGTGAGAAAATCCAAGATTAAGCTCTAAGTTATTACCCTTGACCGCAGCCCTATAACCAAGACCCACCACCTCAAGCACCTTTGTGTAGCCTTCAGTAACCCCTTTTATCATGTTTCTGATAAGTGCTGCAGTGGTGCCATGCATAGCCCGATGAAAGGGTAGGTCTGTGGGTCTTTCTACCCTTATGGTGTTGCCTTCCAGCCTTACACTTATGTCCGGATGGAGCTTCATAGACAGCTTGCCCTTTGGTCCTTCAACCCTAATTTCACCCTCTTGGATGCTTACCTTAACACCTGCGGGAATTTCAATTGGTTTCTTGCCTATTCTTGACATGTCCGCACCTCACCAAACATATGCTATTAATTCTCCACCTTTACCAAGTTTCCTTGCATCGTGGTCTGTAATAATGCCAGCGTCTGTGGAAAGTATAGCTATACCAAGACCCTTTTGCACGTAAGGTATCTTATGCTTTGGAACGTATACCCTCCTTCCAGGTTTGGAAACCTTCTTGATTTCAGAAATGACACTTTTCTCCTTTTTAGGGTCAAGGTATTTAAGGTGTATCCTTAGTGTGTACTGTGTGCCTTTTTTGTTTTCCTCAAGCCTTTCCCAGTCCCTTATATAACCCTCCTTTTTAAGGAGCTCCAAAATAGCCTCTTTTAGTTTTGAGGAGGGTGTATCCACGTAGTCTTTCCTTCTTCTTATGGCGTTCTTTATCGCAGAAAACATATCCGCTACTGGGTCCATCTTCTACCTCCTTACCAACTTGCTTTTCTAATACCTGGGATTTCACCCCTAAGGGCGAGCTCTCTAAAGCAAAGCCTACACATACCAAATTGTCTTATAAAACCTCTTGGTCTACCACACAAAGGACATCTGTTTTTCTGTCTTACCACATATTTAGGGAAGTGAAGCACATCCTTTGCAACTTTTGCTTTCCTTGCCATATTAACCTCCTACACTTCTTATGGGAAGCCCCAGCAAAGAAAGAAGCCAAAAGGCTTCCTCGTCTGTTTCTGCTGTGGTATGAATTATAATATCCATACCCCTTATGGCATCCACCTTCTCATAGTCTATCTCCGGAAAGACTATCTGCTCTGCAATACCAAAGGCGTAGTTTCCTCTGCCATCAAAGGACCTTGGATTGAGACCTTTAAAGTCCTTCACCCTTGGCAGTGCAACACATATAAGCTTATCTAAAAAGTCCCACATCCTTTCCTTTCTGAGGGTTACCTTTAGACCCACCGGCATACCCTTTCTAAGCTTAAAACCAGCCTCAGATTTCTTTGCCCTTCTAATTGCAGGATGCTGACCAGTTATAGCCCTGAGGTCCTCTATAGCCCTTTCAAGGTATTTTATGTCGTTAACCGCTTCACCAACACCCATGTTAACCACTATCTTGACTATCTTTGGCACTTCCATTGGGTTTTTGTAGCCAAAGCGGTTTATGAGCTGTGGAACAACTTCTTCCTTATACTTTCTGTAAAGTCTTGGAACATACTTGGTTTCTACGCTCATGCTCTAACCCTCGCTTTTTCTCTTATGAGGTCAATATTTTCGTTGCATTTCTTACAGTATCTGTATTTTCTTAGGACCTCTCCTTCCACCACCGTCCTTATTCCAACCCTTGTAGGTTTCCCACATTTTGGACAGATAAGCATAACGTTGCTGATGTGTATAGGAGCTTCTATTTCGTATATTCCACCTTCTCTTACGTTGGGAATTCCCTTTACATGTTTTTTCACAAGGTTTACATTCTTTACTATAACCCTGTTTTCTTCTCTGAGGACTTTTATTACTTCTCCTGTTTTACCCCTTTCCTTTCCTCTTAGGACAACCACTGTATCACCCTTCTTTATCTTATGAGCCATCACACTACCTCCGGAGCAAGAGATGCCAATTTGGTAAAACCTCTGTTTCTAACCTCTCTGGCTATGGGTCCAAGTATACGGGTCCCAAGAGGTTCTCCATACTGGTTTAGAAGGACTACCGCATTGTCGTCAAACTTTATATAGCTACCGTCTGGGCGCCTCACTTCCTTTTTCGTTCTAACCACTACAGCTCTGTATACCTTGCCTTTCTTTGCAGGGCTATTGGGTGCTGCCACTTTTACAGTAACAGTCACTACATCACCCAAGGTTGCATACTTTCTTGGTGCATAGGGTATACCTATTATCTGAACCTTTTTAGCTCCTGAATTATCCGCCACGTTTGCATAACTCTGCCTCTGCAACATGGTTTCCACCTCTACTACAATCTAAGAATTATACAACAAGTTAGCCCCTACTTATGGGACTTCCAGCTAAGGCTTACCATTTTAACCTAAATTATAGCTTTTTGTCAAGAGGTAAAATAAAGGCACGAATGGCTAAGAAAAGCCCTAAAAGTTCTTTGTTGAGTATTATACTTATAGGTTATGAGAGTTATCCTCTTTTCCGGCAAGGGTGGAGTAGGCAAGACTACAATTTCCGCAGCAACCGCCTATAAGCTGTCAACTCTTGGCTATAAGACTATAGTGGTTTCTCTTGACCCAGCTCACAGTCTGGGAGATGCCTTTGATATTCCAGAGGAAGAAAAGACCAAAGCAAAGGGACTACCTATAAAGATTTCTGAAAACCTATACATACAGGAGATAGACATACAGGAAGAGGTGGACAGATATTGGGGAGATGTTTATAGGTTTTTGGAGCTTCTTTTCAATACCACCGGGCTTGACCAAGTAGTATCCGAGGAGCTTGCCATACTGCCGGGTATGGAGGAGGTCACCAGCCTTCTATATGTAAACAAATACTACAAAGATGGAGAGTTTGACGCCTTGGTGCTTGACCTACCGCCTACTGGCGAGTCCTTGCGCTTTGTGTCCATGCCTACAGTGCTTAAGTGGTATATGAGAAAGATATTTAACGTGGAAAGGACTATACTCAAAGTGGCAAGACCTGTAGCACGACGCCTTACCGATGTCCCCATACCCGATGACGAATACTTCAAAGCCCTTGAAAATTTCTACGAAAAGCTAAAGGGAGTGGACGAGCTTCTTGTTGACCCCGAGATAACCTCTGTAAGGCTTGTGGCAAACCCAGAAAAGATGGTTCTCAAAGAAAGCCAGAGAGCCTTTATGTATTTTAACCTGTTTGGGGTAAACGTGGATGCGGTGGTGGTCAACAAGGTTTTACCACCTTTTGTGGAAGACTGCGAGCACTTTTCAAAATGGGTGCTAACACAGAAAAAACATCTTGAGGATATGCATGCCCTCTTTCATCCAGTTCCAGTCTTTACAGTTCCACTTATGGAGGATGAAATAGTAGGTGAAGAAAGATTGAAAATACTCTCTGACCTTATATATGGTGATACAGACCCCATAAGAGTTTTCCACAAGGAAAAGCCCTATGAGTTTATAGAGCAAAATGGAGATTATATGATAAAACTTAAGGCACCCTTCCTCACAAAGGATGGTTTGTCTGTCCTTAAAAGCGAAGGTGAGATAGTTATCCGGTGGAGAAACTTCAAGAGCCACATACTCCTACCAAGAAAGCTCAGAGACTACGAGCCAGTGGGTGCAAAGATTGAAGAAGGCTATTTGAAGGTCTTTCTCTCAAAGGCTACTTAGAAATTCCTTTATTCTTTTTAGGTCCTCCACAAACTCCTTTTCTCCACTGGGGTTTCTAAGGATGTAAGCGGGATGGTATGTAAGGAAGACTTTTATTCTTCTGTTGTATGGATATTCAAAAAATTGACCTCTATACTTGGATATGGGTAGAGATTTTCCTAATATTCCCTCAAGGGCGGTCGCACCAAGACAAACTATCAGCTTTGGGTTTATTATCTCTATCTCCTTTCTAAGGTAGGGTAGGCAGGTTTGCATTTCCTTTGGAGTAGGCTTTCTATTGCCGGGCGGTCTGGACTTTACCACGTTGGTTATGTATACTTCCTCTCGTCTTAGACCCACCTCTTGGAGTTTTTGATTTAAATACCTTCCCGCTCTACCCACAAAGGGTCTTTTCTGTTGGTCTTCTTCTTCTCCCGGTGCTTCGCCTACAAAGACCACAGGCGAATAGGGATTCCCTTCCCCAAAGACATAACCGCTTGCCCCCTCGTAGAGGATGCACTTTCTCTCTTCCTCAAGTTTTCTATACAAAGCCTTCAACATTTCCTCTTTGCTCTGGGTAGGTTCTTTGAGCTTTTGTGAAGGCTCTACCTGACTTTGCGGAGCTTCTTTTTCTATATACAAAACGTCAAAGCCAATTTCTATAAGAGACCTTATAGTATGCTTCAAAGTCTTCATCTTTTAAAGAGGTCTTCAAGCCAAGACCTTTCAAAGCACTTTACGCCTTCTTCATAACTTTGGCTCTTTTCTAAACAGCTTCTTATACCATCAAGCCTCTTTAAACCAAGATTTTTGCATATACTCCAAAAGTATCTACAGTATTCCTTATCCTTTAAAGGATTGCTTTCGCACTTTCGCCCTTCTGAGGCGTAAGCAAGGTAAATGGCAAAGAAAGACAAGAGAAAGAGCCTCATGCTCCTAATTTTACTTGCTTTCTGTATTTTTCCCATTCTTGTGGAAACTTCTGCATAGCTTGACGAATTAGCCTACCTGCAACTGCACCAAGACCACAGATAGAAGTGGGCTGTATGTGTGAGTTCACAAACTCAAAGCCTACCCATTCTCTTTCATCCGCTTCGTAGTGCACTATCTTCTCAAGGAGATTAGCCTGTTCATAAGTGCCAACCCTACAGGGCGTGCATTGACCACAGCTCTCATGAGCGTAAAACTCTGCTACCCACAGGCAAGCTTGGACTATATCGTCTTCTTCTGTCAGGACTATAACCGTTCCCGTCCCGCCAAAGCCAAAGGGCGAGTAGTCCATGGGTGTGTCTAACTCCTCTGCGGAAAAACAGTCAAGGGCTCCGGAGAATACTGCCTTAATCTTCTTGTTTCCAATAGTTCCTCCCGCATACTTGAAGATAACTTCTCTGAGGGTGGTGTTCATGGGGAGCTCATAGACCCCTGGCTTTTTCACTTTTCCACTTACAGGAAAGAGCTTGGGACCCGGATAGTCGCTTGGTCCTATGTAGCGATACTCTTCCCAACCCATACCCACTATGAGAGGAATGTTGCAAAGGGTTTCCACGTTGTTTACCACAGTAGGTCTTCCCCAAAGACCATATTGAACAGGAAAGGGTGGTTTTATCCTTGGAAAGCCTCTCTTACCTTCAAGAGATTCAATGAGTGCACTCTCTTCTCCGCATATGTAGGCACCTGCACCTCTTGCCACATAAATCTCAAGGTCAAAGCCAGAGCCCAGTATGTTTTTCCCAAGAAAACCCTTCTTCTTTGCCTCCTCTATGGCATCCCTGAGGATATAGTATCCCGCAGGATACTCACCCCTTATGTATATGAAAGCCTCATTTGCCCCTATGGCGTAGGCAGAGATTATCATACCTTCTATGAGAAGGTGTGGGTCTCTTTCTATGAGTATTCTGTCCTTGAAGGTGCCGGGTTCAGATTCGTCCGCATTGCATATGAGATATCTCGGTGCTGGGTTTTGAACCGCAAACTTCCACTTTCTACCTGTGGGAAAGCCTGCACCTCCTCTGCCCCTGAGCTGGCTTTTGTCCACCCAGTCTATTATCTCCTCAGGTTTCATGTTAAGTGCTTTTTCCAAAGCCTGATAGCCACCGTCTTTTAGATAATCCTCTATGGTGTGAACTCTTGGCTTTTTAGCCCTTTTTAACAAAAGGTTAAGCGTTGTTTCTGCGTATATTTCAGGTATAACGGGATAGGATCTCATGTAGCTTCTCCTTTGATTCAAATTTATAGGTGTCGTTATCTACCATGAAACAAGGTGCCTCTGAGCATGCACCTATGCATTGCACCCCTATGAGCTTAAACCTTCCATCCCTTGTGGTCTCACCTAAGGAGATGCCAAGTAGCTCCCTTAAGGCATTTAGCACCTTGTTAGAGTTCATAAGATTACACACAACGCTTACACAAACCCTTATCCTATGTCTTGCAGGTTCTCCCCTGTCAAACATATCGTAGAAGGAGACCACATTTTCCACGTGGCTTAGTGGCACTTCCAAGAGTTTTGCCACCTCCTCCAAGGCAAAAAAGGGTATATGTCCGTAGTAGTCTTGGACTTCATGGAGACAAAGCAACACCGCCTGTTCCTTTCTTGGAAAATACTCCACATGTTCCCTTAGCTTTTCCATTAGTTCCTGTGGCAAGACACTCATTAGTCTTTCACCTCGTCGCTGAATATCACTTCTGGCATATTAGCTTCTATTATATTCCTTTCTATTCCCATCTGTAGCAAAAGTCTTACCGCACGCCTGCCATCCTCTCCATAATCTAAGGTTCTGTGGTTTACATACATGCTTACAAACCTGTTGGTTCTTTCTGTGTCTTCTTTTATATCCCTTGCATACTCTCTGGCAAAGCTTAGGGCTTCTTCCCTATGCTGTAATGCATACTCTATACTCCTTCTCATTAACCTCTCCATCTTCCTTATTATCTCAACACCGAGGTCTTTTCTTATAATATTGCCACCAAGAGGAAGCACAAGATTGGTCTTCTCCATCCACCATTGACCCAGGTCAACAACCTTTTTTAGACCCCTATCTTGATAACTAAGCTGTCCTTCATGTATAACAAGCCCTGCGTCCACTATACCCTCCGCAACCGCATCTAAGACCTTGTCAAAAGGGAAAAGGACTTCCTCGAAGTCTGGTTCGTAGAGCTTTAGGACAAGATATGCAGTGGTAAGCCTTCCTGGAATTGCGACCCTTTTACCCCTTAAGTCTTCTAAATGCTCCTTGGCGACCACTATAGGTCCGTAGCCTTCTCCCACACTTCCACCACTGGGTAGCACCAGATATTTGTCTGCCACATAAGGATAGGCATGAAAGGATATGGCGGAGACCTCATAAGTCCCTTTTAGAGCTTCCCTATTAAGGGTTTCAATGTCCGCAAGCACATGCTCAATCTCCAAACCCTCTGTGTCTATCTTGCCAGCGGTCAGAGCATAAAACATAAAGGCATCGTCCGAGTCAGGGCTGTGGGCTATCCTTATCCTCATGCCTTT
Above is a window of Aquificaceae bacterium DNA encoding:
- a CDS encoding MqnA/MqnD/SBP family protein, coding for MRIRIAHSPDSDDAFMFYALTAGKIDTEGLEIEHVLADIETLNREALKGTYEVSAISFHAYPYVADKYLVLPSGGSVGEGYGPIVVAKEHLEDLRGKRVAIPGRLTTAYLVLKLYEPDFEEVLFPFDKVLDAVAEGIVDAGLVIHEGQLSYQDRGLKKVVDLGQWWMEKTNLVLPLGGNIIRKDLGVEIIRKMERLMRRSIEYALQHREEALSFAREYARDIKEDTERTNRFVSMYVNHRTLDYGEDGRRAVRLLLQMGIERNIIEANMPEVIFSDEVKD